GCGCCTCGTGGAATTCCTTGATCGGCGCACCCTTCTTCAGCGGATACCACAGGCAATAGGTGCCGCCGGGAAAACGGCGATAGGCCTTTTCCAGTCCCTCGGCGAGGCGCTGATATTCGTCCTCTTCCTCGAAGGGCGGATCGACGAGCACGATGCCGCGCTTCTCCTTCGGCGGCAGGTGCGCGCCGAGCGCCAGCCAGCCGTCGAGCTCGGTGATGCGGGCGTGGTGATCGCCCTCGAACAGCCGGTGCAGCCTGACGAAATCTTCGGGATGGAGTTCCATTGCCGACAAGCGATCCTGTGGCCGGAACAGCAGCCGCGCAAGTTTCGGCGATCCGGGATAGAAACGGACGCCGCCCTCAGGGTTGAGTTCGCGGATGGCGGAGAGATACGGCTCCAGCAGTTCGGAAACCTGAGGGCCGAGATCGGCCTCCATCAGCTTGCCGATGCCTTCGAGCCATTCGCCGGTTTTCTGCGCTTCTTCGGACGAGAGGTCGTAGAGCCCGATGCCGGCATGCGTGTCGAGCACGCGGAATGCCCCATCCTTCTTTTGCATGTAGCGGATCAGCCGCGCCAGCACGGCATGTTTCAGCACATCGGCAAAATTGCCCGCGTGATAGATGTGGCGGTAGTTCATTTTCGCTGATGTCCGTATGAATTCGCGTCATGGGGAAGTTTTGTGGCTTTTGGCCGTGCAAGCCTTGGAATATACAAATGCCATGAACATTGCGACCCCCATCCACGCCAAATCCCCGAAGTCGGACACCAGGGTAGGCCACACGGCCTGTCCGCACGACTGTCCCTCCACCTGCGCGCTGGAGGTCGATATAGCAGAGGATGGCCGCATCGGCCGCGTGCGCGGCGCCGGCGACCATTCCTATACCTCCGGCGTCATCTGCGCCAAGGTCGCCCGTTATGCCGAGCGGCTCTACCATCCCGAGCGGCTGATGCATCCCTTGCGCCGCGCCGGCGCCAAGGGGGCAGGGCAGTGGCAGCAGATTTCCTGGGACGATGCGCTGGATGAGATCGCCGAAGCCTTCGTGAAGGCCGAGGCAAGGGACGGCAGCGAGGCGATTTGGCCCTATTTCTATGCCGGCACCATGGGCTGGGTGCAGCGCGATTCGATTGATCGCCTGCGCCATGCCAAGCGCTATTCGGGCTTCTTCTCTTCGATCTGCACCAACCCCGCCTGGACCGGCTTCACCATGGCGACCG
This Rhizobium sp. NZLR1 DNA region includes the following protein-coding sequences:
- a CDS encoding 23S rRNA (adenine(2030)-N(6))-methyltransferase RlmJ, whose amino-acid sequence is MNYRHIYHAGNFADVLKHAVLARLIRYMQKKDGAFRVLDTHAGIGLYDLSSEEAQKTGEWLEGIGKLMEADLGPQVSELLEPYLSAIRELNPEGGVRFYPGSPKLARLLFRPQDRLSAMELHPEDFVRLHRLFEGDHHARITELDGWLALGAHLPPKEKRGIVLVDPPFEEEDEYQRLAEGLEKAYRRFPGGTYCLWYPLKKGAPIKEFHEALQALDIPKMLCAELAVRSDRGITGLTGSGLVIVNPPFTLKDELHQLLPALKDHLAQDRFASHRAFWLRGENKAAIKDD